A window of the Paenibacillus woosongensis genome harbors these coding sequences:
- a CDS encoding alpha/beta-type small acid-soluble spore protein — translation MANGSRSNNLVVPQANAALQQLKYEAAQELGVQIPQDGYYGNYTSRETGSLGGYITKRLVQIAEQQLSGRSNQ, via the coding sequence ATGGCAAACGGAAGCCGTTCCAACAACCTTGTCGTTCCTCAAGCGAACGCTGCTCTGCAGCAGCTGAAATATGAAGCTGCACAAGAACTGGGCGTTCAAATTCCACAAGATGGTTACTACGGTAACTATACTTCCCGCGAGACCGGGTCTCTCGGAGGTTATATTACAAAACGTCTGGTTCAAATCGCTGAACAGCAATTGTCGGGTCGTTCTAACCAGTAA
- a CDS encoding O-methyltransferase codes for MLKTDQLSLARQVDMVFKELEEELSGMTSGTVFIQIRNNAIGKFGIRHNPIAGRNGQLSEEDRGLTNQQLKSFKAMAIEALRFKRYWTHGEISYEFALRQDTIIVDAILESNYNMANLMIQRYSRKDPASTYHDIS; via the coding sequence ATGCTGAAGACGGACCAGCTTTCACTTGCCAGGCAGGTTGACATGGTGTTTAAGGAGCTTGAAGAAGAATTATCCGGCATGACCTCGGGAACTGTTTTTATTCAAATTCGCAATAATGCCATTGGGAAATTCGGTATCCGCCATAATCCGATTGCAGGTCGTAACGGACAATTGTCTGAGGAGGATAGAGGATTAACAAATCAGCAGTTGAAATCGTTTAAAGCGATGGCTATTGAAGCCTTGAGGTTCAAACGTTACTGGACGCACGGGGAAATTAGCTATGAGTTTGCACTGCGGCAGGATACGATTATTGTGGATGCTATCTTGGAATCCAATTACAACATGGCGAATTTGATGATACAGCGCTATTCGAGAAAGGACCCGGCGAGTACATATCATGATATCTCATAA